A single Natranaerobius thermophilus JW/NM-WN-LF DNA region contains:
- a CDS encoding NAD(P)/FAD-dependent oxidoreductase gives MSKKVVIIGGGPAGMMAAISASESKNTDEVILIEKNAELGKKLKITGGGRCNVTNDSDPSGIMNNVVTNKKFLTKSLQRFTPKDLMELIEKEGCPLKVEENGTVFPKSESSQDIVQVFHKLLNRRNVQLNYQVEVERIMTDKNHVTGIRLRDGKKITADRVILATGGFSYPKTGSTGSGYELARELGHTITPLRASLVPMEIREKWLTDLSGISFKNIIIKTKSTKKSKPKTFQGDLLITHFGISGPAPFQLSTLMKDMEIPTEGHEIAIDFVPNSSHEKLQDEFNSLKQTNKQVSTILTKYWPKNFVLKLLEQLNIGSTLSMNQLSKKDKNKLITNLKDFKITILKLKSIKEATVTSGGVSVKEVDPSTMESKKITGLYFAGEVLDVDALSGGFNLQIAFSTGHLAGDNCV, from the coding sequence ATGAGTAAAAAAGTGGTTATCATAGGAGGCGGACCAGCAGGGATGATGGCCGCTATTTCAGCAAGTGAAAGTAAAAACACTGATGAAGTAATACTCATTGAAAAAAACGCAGAGCTTGGAAAAAAGCTGAAAATAACAGGTGGAGGAAGATGTAATGTCACGAATGACAGTGACCCTTCCGGAATTATGAATAATGTGGTGACCAACAAAAAATTTCTAACTAAAAGCTTACAAAGATTTACTCCTAAGGATCTAATGGAATTAATTGAAAAAGAAGGTTGTCCTTTAAAAGTAGAAGAAAATGGTACCGTTTTCCCAAAAAGCGAAAGTTCGCAAGATATCGTCCAGGTGTTTCATAAATTATTGAACAGAAGAAATGTTCAATTAAATTATCAGGTTGAAGTAGAAAGAATTATGACTGATAAAAATCATGTAACTGGAATACGTCTTCGCGACGGAAAGAAAATTACAGCAGATAGAGTCATTTTAGCTACTGGTGGATTCTCATACCCGAAAACGGGAAGTACTGGTTCCGGATATGAATTGGCCCGCGAACTTGGCCATACCATCACACCTTTGAGGGCTAGCCTGGTACCCATGGAAATCCGAGAAAAATGGCTGACAGACTTATCCGGAATATCTTTTAAAAATATTATTATTAAAACTAAATCGACTAAAAAGTCTAAACCCAAAACCTTTCAAGGAGATCTGCTCATCACGCATTTTGGAATATCAGGTCCTGCTCCATTTCAGTTAAGTACTCTCATGAAAGACATGGAAATTCCTACAGAAGGACATGAAATTGCTATAGACTTTGTCCCTAACTCTAGTCATGAAAAGCTACAGGACGAGTTTAATTCACTTAAGCAGACTAACAAGCAGGTCTCTACTATCCTGACAAAATATTGGCCTAAAAATTTTGTATTAAAACTACTGGAACAGCTTAATATCGGTAGCACTCTCAGCATGAATCAGTTGAGTAAGAAGGATAAAAACAAATTGATTACTAACTTAAAAGATTTTAAAATTACCATTTTGAAATTAAAAAGTATCAAGGAAGCTACTGTAACTTCTGGAGGAGTATCTGTAAAAGAAGTGGATCCTTCCACAATGGAATCGAAAAAAATAACAGGACTGTATTTTGCCGGTGAAGTTTTGGATGTAGATGCTCTATCTGGTGGGTTTAACTTGCAAATAGCCTTTTCTACAGGGCATCTTGCCGGGGACAATTGTGTTTAA
- a CDS encoding purine-cytosine permease family protein: MSDKTNQADVFEDHAVSAVPKEQQRSFTGMFMVYTGVLVCMAVIWTGGELGRGLALNNMILAILGGSVITAIIGLLTGIIGGYTRTSTYVILRHSFGRYGSMVAGAAVSGISCGIGWFFIQAWLFSEVMETISLELWGSVPYLFQGHISAFWGAILMTLTAIFGFKGLALLSYVTVPLFIVILGGGSVAAITEAGGFSQIAQATPAEPMTIGAAITAIVGSYIAGATISPDIARYAAKPTHGGWAWFWQVLFMQPLLFLAAGLLTLLTPQADVAEAMAHLGIGVGALLIVILGQWTTNDNNLYNGALAFANTIKVKKAVITGILGFVGAILASLTALGVFGADPFMTFLNQLGRFLPPIAGILIADFYILKPYLQGKKDPENRYQFGPGTEYACINWVGILSWIGAGYFSVYLPGIVALNSILLSFIAFIILTYTCEMFNIQYTSGSYVEESTGF; this comes from the coding sequence ATGAGTGATAAGACAAATCAAGCTGATGTCTTTGAGGATCATGCAGTTTCGGCAGTTCCAAAAGAACAACAGCGCAGTTTCACAGGAATGTTTATGGTTTATACTGGTGTGTTAGTTTGTATGGCCGTCATTTGGACAGGTGGTGAATTAGGTCGAGGATTAGCACTTAATAATATGATTCTTGCAATCTTAGGTGGTTCTGTAATAACAGCCATAATTGGACTATTAACTGGTATTATTGGTGGCTATACTAGAACGTCTACATATGTTATTCTCAGACATTCTTTTGGACGTTATGGTTCCATGGTAGCCGGTGCTGCTGTTTCGGGAATATCTTGCGGAATCGGCTGGTTTTTTATACAAGCATGGTTGTTTTCAGAAGTTATGGAAACGATTTCACTTGAGCTGTGGGGCTCTGTTCCTTATCTATTTCAGGGTCATATTTCTGCTTTTTGGGGAGCTATATTAATGACTTTAACTGCTATTTTTGGGTTTAAAGGTCTAGCTTTATTAAGTTATGTCACAGTTCCTCTCTTTATTGTGATTTTAGGAGGCGGTTCCGTTGCTGCAATCACTGAAGCTGGTGGATTTAGCCAAATAGCTCAGGCAACACCAGCTGAACCAATGACTATAGGTGCAGCTATTACTGCCATTGTAGGAAGCTATATAGCAGGAGCAACCATTTCACCTGATATTGCTAGATATGCAGCAAAACCAACTCACGGTGGTTGGGCTTGGTTTTGGCAAGTTTTATTTATGCAGCCTCTGCTGTTTTTAGCTGCTGGTCTATTGACATTGCTCACTCCTCAAGCCGATGTAGCCGAGGCTATGGCTCATCTAGGAATTGGAGTAGGGGCTTTACTGATAGTTATTCTTGGACAGTGGACCACAAATGACAACAATTTGTACAATGGTGCTTTGGCTTTTGCTAACACCATAAAAGTTAAAAAAGCTGTCATTACAGGTATTCTTGGTTTTGTGGGAGCAATCCTAGCTTCATTAACAGCTCTAGGTGTTTTTGGTGCCGATCCATTTATGACTTTTTTAAATCAACTAGGTCGTTTTTTACCACCAATTGCAGGTATTCTAATAGCCGATTTTTATATTCTCAAGCCTTATTTACAGGGTAAAAAGGACCCCGAGAATAGATACCAGTTCGGTCCTGGTACTGAATACGCTTGCATAAACTGGGTGGGGATTCTCAGTTGGATTGGAGCTGGATATTTCAGTGTTTATCTCCCCGGAATTGTAGCATTGAATTCAATTTTGCTTAGCTTTATAGCCTTCATTATATTAACTTATACTTGTGAAATGTTCAATATCCAGTATACAAGTGGCAGCTACGTGGAAGAAAGCACAGGATTTTAA
- a CDS encoding DUF917 domain-containing protein, translating into MRKLTKQSIEDIAIGAAILGTGGGGDPYIGKLMALSAIEEYGPITLLDPEEISDEDLVVPSAMMGAPTVLVEKIPSGEEVFKSFSALESYLGKEVKATMPIEAGGVNSMMPLALAAKLGLPVIDADGMGRAFPELQMVTFSIYDVSATPMVLADEKGNSVLFNTIDNKWTEDLARGATITMGGSTMVAIYPMDGAQVKEGGIKNIVTFTEEIGKALRTAKEQGANPIKSLSEVMNGHVVFTGKIVDINRRTEGGFARGTAILEGIDDFQGNSASLDFQNEHLVCRVNEKVAVSVPDLITVHDAETGYPITTEGMRYGQRILVMGSPCTEKWRSEKGLSLVGPAYFGYEDVEFIPVEDRIKQLKGGN; encoded by the coding sequence ATGAGAAAATTAACCAAACAATCTATTGAAGATATAGCCATTGGTGCCGCAATTTTAGGTACTGGAGGCGGGGGTGACCCTTATATTGGTAAATTGATGGCTTTATCAGCTATCGAAGAATATGGCCCCATTACTTTATTGGATCCCGAGGAAATCAGTGATGAAGATTTAGTTGTTCCATCAGCTATGATGGGAGCTCCTACAGTCTTAGTTGAAAAAATCCCTAGTGGTGAAGAAGTTTTTAAATCATTTAGCGCTCTGGAGAGTTATCTTGGTAAAGAAGTAAAAGCAACCATGCCAATAGAAGCTGGCGGAGTTAATTCAATGATGCCTTTAGCTTTGGCTGCTAAGCTGGGGTTACCGGTGATTGATGCTGATGGAATGGGACGAGCTTTCCCCGAACTACAGATGGTTACTTTTAGTATATACGATGTTTCAGCAACTCCCATGGTCTTGGCTGATGAAAAGGGAAATAGCGTTTTATTCAACACTATAGATAACAAGTGGACGGAAGATTTGGCCAGGGGTGCCACCATAACTATGGGTGGCTCTACCATGGTTGCTATTTATCCTATGGATGGAGCTCAAGTTAAAGAAGGAGGTATTAAAAATATAGTAACTTTTACCGAAGAGATCGGAAAGGCTCTTAGAACAGCCAAGGAACAAGGAGCTAATCCTATTAAATCATTAAGTGAGGTTATGAATGGACATGTTGTGTTTACTGGAAAAATTGTAGATATAAACAGGAGGACAGAAGGTGGTTTTGCCCGCGGGACAGCAATTTTGGAAGGAATAGATGATTTTCAGGGAAATAGTGCTTCCTTAGATTTTCAAAATGAGCATTTAGTGTGTCGAGTAAATGAAAAAGTAGCTGTTTCAGTTCCCGACCTTATAACTGTCCATGATGCCGAAACAGGTTACCCGATAACTACAGAAGGTATGCGTTATGGGCAGCGTATTTTAGTCATGGGTTCACCCTGTACAGAAAAATGGAGAAGTGAAAAAGGATTAAGTCTTGTAGGCCCAGCTTATTTTGGATATGAAGATGTAGAATTTATACCTGTTGAAGATCGAATTAAGCAATTGAAAGGGGGTAATTAG